A portion of the Acidobacteriaceae bacterium genome contains these proteins:
- a CDS encoding DUF190 domain-containing protein translates to MLPLGPAIKVTIYLNKDTGAKHGFLRDEILLFLQEKGIGVGGATVIHPYAGFGSHGRLHKSDEGDVSGLHLPVIIIFIEVPEKVEAIMPALLDLVTDGLVEAHPTEILKSIAGSEKVIA, encoded by the coding sequence ATGCTGCCACTTGGACCAGCTATCAAAGTAACGATCTATCTCAATAAAGATACAGGTGCCAAGCATGGCTTCCTGCGCGATGAGATACTGCTATTCCTTCAGGAAAAGGGCATTGGGGTTGGTGGTGCGACCGTGATTCATCCGTATGCGGGCTTCGGCTCGCATGGACGTCTGCATAAGAGCGACGAGGGAGATGTCTCAGGATTGCATCTCCCCGTCATTATCATCTTTATCGAGGTACCAGAAAAGGTTGAGGCGATCATGCCCGCGTTGCTGGATCTTGTCACTGACGGCCTGGTCGAGGCTCATCCCACTGAGATATTGAAGAGCATCGCTGGATCGGAAAAGGTGATCGCTTAA
- a CDS encoding TolC family protein produces MFWTRTLVLAFAFAITSSNLYAQEPQVQTASVPLSLSQAESIAVANQPRMMAAQLRARAAKARVRETRSAYFPTASFNATGVEVADTGSSTAAGALTTSAISDRFAYGGQLTQLVTDFGRTSALVGSSRANAQAQDDLATLTKARVRLNVRTTYYQVLGAEAVLRAAEAAQSNRHLVARQLNALAQNELRSTVDVNFAEVLASEADLAVVRAKSDVAQQRAHLATAMGAAQIIKIPLINPDAPAALPPSPDDLQSTAQGQRADLHAAESEQHAAQQLASADKRLAYPTLGLGGTAGQIPYHDHTLHDNYAAVGFNLNIPIFNGGLFAARRAEAESEAMARANDVKELHLEVTEQVRNCWQRANEAFQSLDVTARLVTQSKEALRLAQARYDSGLGSIVELNEAQVNETSAEISFADANYTYLTRRAELDFAAGLLN; encoded by the coding sequence ATGTTCTGGACCAGAACGCTCGTTCTTGCCTTTGCCTTTGCTATTACTTCTTCAAATTTGTATGCACAAGAGCCGCAAGTGCAGACGGCTTCAGTGCCATTGTCGCTCTCTCAGGCAGAGTCTATCGCGGTCGCAAATCAACCTCGGATGATGGCAGCGCAATTACGCGCGCGGGCGGCTAAGGCGAGAGTTCGCGAGACGCGATCGGCGTATTTTCCAACGGCGAGCTTCAACGCTACTGGTGTTGAGGTTGCTGACACAGGTAGCTCTACGGCGGCGGGTGCACTCACCACCTCAGCCATATCTGATCGATTCGCCTACGGGGGACAGCTTACGCAACTCGTCACCGACTTTGGTCGCACAAGCGCATTGGTTGGCAGTTCCCGTGCAAACGCACAGGCGCAGGATGACCTTGCCACGCTGACGAAAGCGCGGGTTCGTCTCAACGTTCGTACTACCTACTATCAAGTACTCGGAGCAGAGGCGGTTTTGCGTGCCGCAGAAGCAGCACAATCAAATCGGCATCTCGTTGCTCGCCAATTGAATGCTCTCGCTCAGAACGAACTTCGTTCCACGGTTGATGTGAACTTTGCAGAAGTTCTGGCAAGCGAAGCGGACCTCGCTGTCGTACGGGCCAAGAGCGACGTGGCACAGCAGCGCGCTCATCTTGCAACGGCAATGGGTGCCGCGCAAATAATTAAAATTCCGCTGATTAATCCTGATGCGCCCGCGGCTCTTCCGCCAAGCCCAGACGATCTTCAATCCACTGCGCAAGGCCAGCGTGCAGACCTTCACGCGGCTGAATCTGAACAGCATGCAGCGCAGCAGCTTGCTTCGGCAGACAAGCGCCTCGCCTACCCCACGCTTGGCCTGGGCGGCACTGCTGGGCAAATCCCCTATCACGACCACACATTGCACGATAACTATGCCGCAGTCGGATTCAACCTCAACATTCCCATCTTCAATGGTGGTCTGTTCGCTGCTCGTCGCGCTGAAGCCGAGTCCGAGGCGATGGCACGTGCGAATGATGTAAAAGAGCTTCATCTTGAAGTCACCGAGCAGGTTCGTAATTGCTGGCAGCGCGCTAATGAAGCATTCCAAAGCCTTGATGTGACGGCGCGTCTCGTGACGCAAAGCAAAGAAGCGTTACGTCTGGCACAGGCTCGCTATGACTCTGGTCTTGGCAGCATCGTTGAGTTGAACGAAGCGCAGGTGAATGAGACTTCTGCGGAGATCAGCTTTGCCGATGCGAACTACACCTATCTCACACGTCGTGCAGAACTCGATTTCGCAGCAGGGCTTTTGAATTGA
- a CDS encoding response regulator transcription factor, whose amino-acid sequence MSNALQQSHILVIEDDNKLATALVSGIEAEGYRVSRASSAEEGFFLLHSNLPDLLLLDVTLPQRNGLDLLRQIRRDHIDVRILMLTSHNTVEDRVEGLNLGADDYLGKPFSFPELLARIGALLRRILPEKVSDELSIADLRLNTRTRAAVRAGKSLELSQREFDLLLYLAENGGRTVSREMLARHVWKESSRFTPLDNVIDVQMARLRKKVDDDHSVRLLHTVRGLGFSLREPEA is encoded by the coding sequence GTGTCCAACGCATTGCAGCAGTCACACATCCTCGTCATAGAGGACGACAACAAACTGGCAACCGCGCTGGTCTCCGGCATTGAGGCGGAGGGTTACCGCGTCTCTCGTGCGTCCTCAGCAGAGGAAGGCTTCTTCCTGCTTCACAGCAATCTCCCGGACCTGCTCCTGCTAGACGTCACGCTGCCCCAGAGGAATGGTCTCGACTTACTACGGCAGATCCGCCGAGATCACATCGACGTCCGCATTCTCATGCTCACCTCGCATAACACCGTCGAGGATCGCGTGGAAGGACTGAACCTCGGAGCAGATGATTACCTCGGTAAACCGTTCTCGTTTCCAGAACTACTCGCCCGCATCGGTGCTCTACTGCGTCGCATTCTTCCGGAAAAAGTATCTGATGAACTTTCCATCGCAGACCTTCGGCTAAATACGCGCACGCGTGCCGCTGTGCGAGCAGGCAAGTCCTTGGAACTCTCACAACGAGAGTTCGATCTCTTGCTTTATCTAGCTGAGAATGGCGGCCGTACAGTGTCGCGCGAGATGCTCGCACGACATGTCTGGAAGGAAAGTTCTCGCTTCACCCCTCTGGATAATGTGATCGACGTCCAGATGGCTCGCCTCCGCAAGAAGGTCGACGACGATCATTCCGTTAGGCTTCTTCACACAGTCCGCGGCCTTGGCTTCAGCCTTCGGGAGCCAGAGGCATGA
- a CDS encoding prolyl oligopeptidase family serine peptidase produces the protein MHRYKFWAPAIFVAVAVLHVSAQAQQQHFTVKDSIAMQRFTEPDPEASGRVTSFSPDEKFFVVVTTRGLLKENLIESTLWLFDSQAVKKFAVHPNIGRLALPRILARFKGVNQTEPGDGAAMVRSLRWSQDSRDLYFLGRDSTAYWHLYRASISTKKSFRVTPPGQNIASFELGGGRIPYSVALPCPTYPRSRVIVGTGMAMHTLLDETGRISCPNGQELWVSERGQVHQILDASTRKPERINSYYGKTLLVTSPNGRYVVVARAVTDVPKGWERYEPASATRKIVASSPKLLQQALDTDVPEEMVLVNLETGAVVPLIDAPLGRGLQFLGPTEVSWSPEGESVVLTGLMLPLDGVAESKQKERLSTAYAVLCNPQTRSWTVITALKRNHLNELHSWFPETIQTDWTHRVLNVRYTAQGPGPETYPLDRDHPMFIASSEAHSSETPTNPIEVVVRQDLNTPPALFVRLDASTDYKQIWDPNPNFKSIDFGHAEVFLWRDAEGREVHGILIKPTNFQANLRYPLVIEARSYRHDLFIVDGTYATAVAAQAMANDGLMVLQAGEPAVPKNDALKKGTAAALEGYEAAIEKLTGEGLIDPRRVGIIGFSRTCDNVMYAVTRKPDLFAAATIANGFTYGVMGYLESVDASPNNAVLNQWALHYGGNPLGKALEAFKQESELFNLYRVRTPVRVETRSPEWMLTDWETYAGLRALHKPVDLIALPYATHVVSMPADVFASQQGDVDWFRFWLQGYKDLDTEKKDQYERWEQLKEMQNRETSSVR, from the coding sequence ATGCACCGCTACAAATTCTGGGCACCAGCCATCTTCGTGGCGGTGGCAGTTCTTCACGTCTCCGCCCAAGCTCAACAGCAGCACTTTACTGTAAAAGACTCCATCGCTATGCAACGCTTTACGGAGCCCGATCCTGAAGCTTCGGGACGCGTTACTAGTTTCTCTCCGGATGAAAAGTTCTTTGTTGTCGTTACGACTCGCGGTCTTCTCAAAGAGAACTTGATTGAATCGACGCTCTGGCTTTTCGATAGTCAGGCGGTGAAGAAATTTGCTGTCCATCCTAATATCGGGAGACTAGCACTGCCACGGATACTCGCACGATTCAAAGGCGTAAACCAGACTGAGCCTGGGGATGGTGCAGCCATGGTGCGTTCTTTGAGATGGTCGCAAGATAGTCGTGATCTCTACTTCCTCGGAAGAGATAGCACTGCCTATTGGCATCTGTACCGAGCCAGCATCTCTACGAAAAAGAGCTTCCGAGTCACTCCGCCGGGGCAGAACATCGCCAGCTTCGAGCTTGGCGGAGGTCGGATACCTTACTCCGTTGCGCTTCCATGTCCCACCTATCCTCGTTCGCGGGTGATCGTGGGGACTGGCATGGCGATGCATACACTCCTAGACGAGACGGGTCGCATATCCTGCCCCAATGGGCAGGAGTTATGGGTATCCGAGCGAGGCCAAGTTCATCAGATCCTCGATGCTTCAACAAGAAAACCAGAACGCATCAATAGCTACTATGGAAAGACGCTGCTTGTGACCTCTCCAAATGGCCGATATGTTGTAGTGGCGCGAGCTGTTACGGATGTTCCAAAGGGATGGGAGAGATACGAGCCAGCTTCAGCTACCAGAAAGATTGTCGCGTCCTCCCCTAAGCTGCTTCAGCAGGCGCTTGATACAGACGTACCCGAAGAGATGGTCTTAGTGAACCTTGAGACCGGGGCGGTGGTACCTCTTATCGATGCTCCCCTGGGGAGGGGACTGCAGTTCCTAGGACCAACAGAAGTATCGTGGTCTCCTGAGGGAGAATCGGTAGTACTTACGGGACTGATGTTGCCATTAGATGGTGTGGCCGAATCTAAACAGAAGGAACGCTTGAGCACTGCGTATGCTGTGCTGTGCAACCCACAGACTCGCTCGTGGACTGTGATTACGGCGCTAAAACGCAATCATCTCAATGAGCTGCACTCTTGGTTTCCGGAGACTATACAAACGGACTGGACTCATCGCGTGCTGAACGTTCGGTACACCGCGCAAGGGCCGGGGCCTGAGACCTACCCATTGGATCGGGATCATCCGATGTTTATTGCCTCCTCTGAAGCGCATTCTAGTGAGACTCCTACGAACCCTATCGAAGTTGTTGTTCGTCAGGACTTGAATACGCCCCCCGCGCTTTTCGTGAGGCTGGATGCATCCACTGATTACAAGCAGATCTGGGATCCAAACCCAAACTTCAAGAGCATCGACTTTGGCCATGCCGAAGTGTTCTTGTGGAGGGACGCGGAAGGGCGAGAGGTTCATGGCATTTTGATCAAGCCGACCAACTTTCAGGCGAATCTTCGATATCCGCTGGTGATTGAAGCTCGTTCTTACCGTCATGATCTCTTCATCGTGGATGGCACATATGCGACGGCGGTTGCTGCTCAGGCAATGGCCAATGATGGGCTCATGGTGCTGCAGGCTGGAGAGCCGGCAGTGCCCAAGAACGATGCGTTGAAGAAGGGGACTGCTGCAGCGCTCGAAGGGTATGAAGCAGCCATTGAAAAGCTTACAGGTGAGGGGCTTATCGATCCTCGCCGTGTCGGTATCATTGGATTTAGCAGAACGTGTGACAACGTCATGTACGCAGTAACGCGGAAGCCAGATCTCTTTGCGGCGGCCACAATTGCAAATGGTTTCACCTATGGAGTCATGGGATACCTGGAGAGTGTCGATGCCTCGCCCAACAATGCAGTTCTGAATCAATGGGCATTACACTATGGCGGGAATCCACTTGGTAAGGCTCTCGAGGCGTTCAAACAAGAAAGCGAACTCTTCAACCTCTATCGTGTGAGAACCCCGGTACGTGTCGAAACGCGAAGCCCTGAGTGGATGCTGACTGATTGGGAAACCTACGCCGGTCTAAGGGCTCTACATAAGCCTGTAGACTTAATAGCTTTGCCTTACGCAACTCATGTTGTCTCTATGCCTGCGGATGTGTTTGCGTCGCAGCAAGGGGATGTTGACTGGTTCCGGTTTTGGCTGCAGGGATATAAGGATCTTGATACCGAAAAGAAGGATCAATATGAGCGTTGGGAGCAGTTGAAGGAGATGCAGAACCGCGAGACATCTTCCGTCAGGTGA
- a CDS encoding ATP-binding protein — translation MNWRFAKQIRSRLTIWYITVLAIVLVVYVVLVFSFQYGFVHNQIFHDEVQDVVTVEGLLYFDKSGHLELEQSYFSHPQSHLLIDRLMEVRDPSGVILYKTPNLNGASLGGPVVPNEGSKSFNPRIVRMSDGTHISVISHVHTLKGKKLLIRLGYSLAPFRERMAQFLGLLLIALPIALVIAGLAGYQIAKRAFKPLEEMAQRAKLITARNLHDRLHIENPDDELGHMAAVLNELLNRLDEAFSQLHNFTGDAAHELRAPMAAIRTIGEVALRREEIGINDKESIASILEETARLDETIGGLLLLAKAESAQSAGPNTFSLVGVVNEVTEILDVLADEREIRLVTQINDTASLALTGDRSLIRSAVMNVIHNAIKFAPDGSVVTVVYRIAHDQGEQIELVVQDEGPGVDHSELDAIFGRFYTSPRKQTAANSGTGLGLSIVQLVVQRSGGQVFFDPNALVGARCVIRFPAHTRQENNIPV, via the coding sequence ATGAACTGGCGTTTTGCAAAGCAGATTCGTAGTCGCCTGACCATCTGGTACATCACAGTTCTTGCCATTGTGCTTGTAGTGTACGTCGTACTGGTCTTCTCTTTTCAATACGGCTTCGTACACAACCAAATCTTCCACGACGAAGTACAGGATGTGGTCACAGTCGAAGGCCTACTGTACTTTGATAAGAGCGGGCACCTTGAGCTTGAACAAAGCTACTTCAGCCATCCGCAATCGCACCTGCTGATTGATCGCTTGATGGAGGTGCGTGATCCATCAGGAGTGATCCTCTACAAGACACCTAACCTCAACGGCGCGTCACTGGGCGGCCCTGTAGTACCAAACGAAGGTTCGAAGAGCTTCAATCCTCGCATCGTGAGAATGTCAGATGGCACTCACATTTCGGTAATAAGCCACGTTCACACCCTCAAGGGGAAAAAACTCCTCATACGTCTGGGATACAGCCTTGCTCCTTTTCGAGAGCGAATGGCACAGTTCCTCGGGCTGTTACTGATCGCTTTGCCCATTGCTCTCGTCATCGCAGGTTTGGCAGGCTACCAGATTGCCAAAAGAGCCTTCAAGCCTCTCGAAGAAATGGCTCAAAGAGCAAAACTCATTACAGCCCGTAACCTTCACGACCGTCTCCATATCGAGAATCCCGATGATGAACTCGGACATATGGCAGCAGTTCTTAACGAACTTTTGAATCGTCTGGATGAAGCGTTTTCACAACTCCACAACTTCACCGGGGACGCCGCCCATGAATTGCGCGCTCCCATGGCCGCAATCCGTACCATCGGTGAGGTTGCGTTGCGCCGAGAAGAGATAGGTATCAACGATAAAGAGTCAATTGCCAGCATCCTTGAGGAGACCGCGCGGCTCGATGAAACCATCGGAGGACTTCTACTACTAGCCAAAGCAGAGTCAGCACAATCCGCCGGGCCAAATACATTCTCGCTCGTGGGAGTTGTCAACGAAGTCACAGAGATACTCGATGTGCTCGCCGACGAACGAGAGATTCGGCTCGTCACGCAAATCAACGACACGGCCAGCCTTGCTTTGACCGGTGATCGCAGCCTTATTCGCAGCGCGGTGATGAACGTTATTCATAATGCGATAAAGTTCGCGCCAGACGGCTCGGTTGTCACAGTTGTATACCGCATCGCGCACGATCAAGGCGAGCAAATCGAGCTAGTGGTTCAAGATGAGGGCCCCGGTGTGGATCATTCGGAACTAGATGCGATCTTCGGTCGTTTTTACACGAGCCCGCGAAAGCAGACGGCAGCTAACAGCGGTACCGGTCTAGGACTATCAATCGTGCAGTTGGTTGTGCAGAGGTCAGGCGGCCAGGTCTTCTTCGACCCGAACGCTCTTGTGGGAGCGCGCTGCGTCATTCGTTTCCCCGCCCATACTAGACAAGAAAACAATATCCCCGTGTAG
- a CDS encoding efflux RND transporter periplasmic adaptor subunit gives MANKGCALAIGLVTASCASFLTACKSAPPPVAETPTVPVAIVAPATLQNNVVLSAEFQPFQDVDVMAKVAGYVRSIRVDIGSHVRAGEVLAVLEAPEIQDEVQKAKAGVAAAQANVVTAQAGIQRAEAQAKIAHLSYQRINNVATKNKGLVPRQEVDVAESRDAEAVAQVASAKSELQAAQESKSAADSEYARASAMMQYTTIRAPFDGIVTKRYANTGSMIQAGISSQSQAMPVVRLAQYNVLRLTLPVPVTDAAEVKNGQAVDVNVSNPPRVIKGKIARFAGSVQMATRTMDTQVDVPNADGSLLPGMYAEVHLHLADRPGVISLPIDGVDGLGSSVEQAYVVRDGIIHVVQVTTGLQTATRLEVLSGLKSGDQVVVGRHTGLSDGEKVQAQVATYETSAASN, from the coding sequence ATGGCAAACAAAGGGTGCGCTCTTGCAATCGGTCTTGTGACCGCTTCTTGTGCCAGTTTTCTTACGGCCTGCAAATCGGCTCCTCCGCCGGTGGCCGAAACTCCGACGGTCCCGGTGGCGATAGTTGCTCCTGCTACGTTGCAAAATAATGTCGTGCTCTCCGCGGAGTTTCAGCCTTTTCAGGATGTAGACGTGATGGCGAAAGTTGCTGGATATGTCCGCAGCATTCGTGTAGATATTGGTTCGCATGTACGAGCTGGCGAAGTGCTCGCGGTATTGGAAGCCCCTGAAATTCAGGATGAGGTGCAAAAGGCGAAAGCCGGCGTGGCTGCAGCACAGGCCAATGTCGTGACCGCGCAGGCGGGTATTCAGCGTGCCGAAGCACAGGCAAAGATCGCTCATCTCTCGTATCAACGCATCAATAATGTTGCCACGAAAAACAAGGGGCTGGTTCCCCGGCAGGAAGTGGATGTAGCGGAGTCTCGCGATGCTGAGGCCGTGGCGCAAGTTGCGAGTGCAAAGTCTGAGTTACAGGCAGCACAGGAGTCGAAGTCCGCAGCGGATTCAGAATATGCTCGTGCCAGCGCAATGATGCAGTACACCACGATTCGTGCTCCATTCGATGGCATAGTAACAAAGCGTTATGCGAATACGGGATCGATGATCCAAGCAGGTATCTCTTCGCAGTCGCAGGCGATGCCTGTAGTGAGACTCGCACAGTACAACGTTCTTCGGCTCACGCTACCGGTACCGGTGACGGATGCGGCTGAGGTTAAGAACGGGCAGGCCGTAGATGTAAATGTGTCGAATCCTCCGAGGGTTATAAAGGGGAAAATTGCGCGATTTGCTGGCTCCGTGCAAATGGCCACGCGCACGATGGATACGCAGGTGGATGTGCCCAATGCAGACGGGAGCCTGCTGCCGGGAATGTACGCCGAAGTTCATCTCCACCTCGCAGATCGGCCCGGCGTTATAAGCCTTCCTATTGATGGTGTTGACGGATTGGGCTCAAGTGTCGAGCAAGCTTATGTTGTTCGTGATGGCATCATCCACGTTGTGCAGGTGACTACGGGACTACAGACCGCGACACGACTGGAAGTACTGTCTGGCCTGAAGTCGGGCGATCAGGTGGTGGTGGGTCGGCACACCGGTCTCTCTGATGGCGAGAAGGTGCAGGCACAAGTTGCTACCTATGAAACCAGCGCGGCAAGCAACTAG
- a CDS encoding efflux RND transporter permease subunit yields MPGFSIRNPYLIVVLCLVMMILGTVSASDMPVDMFPAVNLPVVAVATFYSGMPPAQIETNITYHLERQFTLASGIDHMESRSLPGVSLIKVYFRAGSDPDADAATISSLAMSDLRDMPPGTYPPVILKQDAASIPVSLITLSGAGLDESKLKDLAQNVVRNQLASVDGASVPQPFGGRWRQIMLYADPYKLEANQLSPMDVVRAVNEANVILPAGDVEIGRNDYDLYTNSMLGGAADIATVPLKMVGQSPVRVGDVATPQDSFSRQFNVVRVNGQRAVYLPIFKAGADSNTIKIVEGVRSTLKKLYDVPSSLKTSVVFDQSRFVKTAIETLLHEGGVGLFLTCLMILIFLGSMRATLAVFFSIPLSLLTTFFILKLTGSSINSMVLGGLALALSRLIDNSVVVLENIFRHLEGGEAPEVAAEKGGQEVALPVLAGTLTTVVVFFPVTMLYGVSKFLFSALALAVVISLFASYFVALTVVPLFCARFIKSPHGDTVHESAEGKYAVAAESTKKPNFGARFNAKFTNGFDAMLRRYDALVQKVLEAPKTVLAGTGVVFLLSLLLFPLLGLSFFPRTDAGQFVINFKAPSGTKLTDTEAEAAKVESIVRSIVSKHDMALTLTNIGVDPGFSALFTPNSAMHTGFTQVALAEDHTVSSYVYIDKVKAALAKQMPELQTFFSSGSLVDGVLNMGAPAPIDIRVAGNDMTGDYKTAQAIAEKVRQVNGVADVYIPQDIDYPSLRIAIDRTRADELGLTEKEIVSNVITALTSNQMIAPSVWIDPKSGNNYFLTVQYKEGQVKSLEDLKAIPLHGKNITSPTRLDMVASIQQFKAPTEMDHTQIRRFVDIYVRPQKESLNKITDEINKIVASAHPPHGVDVMLTGSVNSMNASFKSFAIGLTLSVLLLFLILVAQFRSFIDPFIILLALPPGITGVIVALLLWGTTLNVMSLMGVVMLAGIALSNSILIVEFAHHLMKEGMAVREAISTSCRVRLRPILMTSLATLIGLLPMALKLGAGSEAYAPLAQALIGGLTVSVILTVFLVPAGFFLVYRNKTEVEAHHA; encoded by the coding sequence ATGCCGGGATTTTCCATTCGAAACCCCTATTTGATTGTGGTTCTTTGTCTGGTCATGATGATCCTGGGCACGGTCAGTGCCTCAGACATGCCTGTCGATATGTTTCCAGCGGTCAATCTGCCGGTGGTCGCAGTGGCAACGTTCTACTCGGGTATGCCACCTGCTCAGATCGAAACCAATATTACGTATCACCTTGAGCGGCAGTTTACGCTTGCCAGTGGTATTGATCATATGGAGTCGCGCTCGTTGCCAGGTGTCAGCCTCATTAAGGTTTACTTCCGCGCCGGAAGCGACCCTGATGCAGATGCGGCGACGATTTCATCTCTCGCGATGAGCGATCTTCGCGATATGCCGCCAGGAACCTACCCTCCTGTAATTCTGAAGCAGGATGCTGCGAGTATCCCTGTATCGCTCATCACTCTTTCTGGAGCAGGCCTGGATGAAAGTAAGCTAAAGGATCTCGCACAGAACGTTGTTCGTAATCAGCTTGCTAGTGTCGACGGCGCGTCTGTACCGCAGCCGTTCGGTGGGCGCTGGCGTCAGATCATGCTGTACGCCGACCCATACAAACTGGAAGCGAATCAGCTCAGCCCTATGGATGTAGTTCGCGCGGTGAACGAGGCAAACGTGATTCTTCCGGCTGGTGATGTGGAGATTGGCCGTAATGACTACGATCTCTACACGAACTCGATGCTCGGTGGGGCTGCGGATATTGCTACTGTTCCGTTGAAAATGGTGGGCCAGTCTCCCGTTCGTGTGGGAGATGTTGCCACACCGCAAGACTCGTTCAGCCGTCAGTTTAACGTGGTGCGCGTGAATGGGCAGCGGGCAGTCTATCTCCCTATTTTCAAGGCAGGCGCTGACTCGAACACCATCAAGATTGTGGAGGGTGTGCGCTCTACGCTGAAGAAACTATATGACGTTCCATCCTCGCTGAAGACGAGTGTTGTGTTTGATCAGTCGCGCTTCGTCAAAACGGCAATTGAGACCTTGCTGCATGAAGGTGGCGTTGGGCTGTTCCTGACCTGCCTCATGATCTTGATCTTCCTCGGTAGTATGCGAGCTACGCTTGCGGTCTTCTTCTCGATTCCGCTGTCGCTGCTGACGACCTTCTTCATCCTGAAGCTGACGGGAAGCTCCATTAACAGCATGGTGCTAGGTGGTCTCGCACTGGCGCTTTCACGACTTATCGATAACTCTGTCGTTGTGCTGGAAAATATCTTCAGACACCTTGAGGGCGGGGAAGCGCCGGAGGTGGCCGCAGAGAAGGGGGGGCAGGAAGTAGCTCTTCCCGTGCTCGCTGGAACTCTGACTACTGTAGTTGTGTTCTTCCCGGTTACGATGCTGTACGGCGTCAGCAAGTTCCTCTTCTCAGCGCTTGCGCTTGCCGTTGTCATCTCTTTGTTTGCTTCGTATTTCGTGGCGCTTACGGTTGTACCACTCTTCTGCGCACGCTTCATCAAGAGTCCGCATGGAGATACAGTTCACGAATCCGCAGAGGGCAAGTATGCTGTTGCCGCGGAGTCGACGAAGAAGCCTAACTTCGGCGCTCGCTTTAATGCGAAATTTACAAATGGCTTCGACGCAATGCTGCGACGTTATGATGCGCTTGTACAGAAAGTCTTGGAAGCGCCGAAGACTGTACTTGCAGGAACGGGTGTTGTCTTTCTACTCAGCTTACTGTTGTTCCCGTTGCTCGGTCTTTCTTTTTTTCCTCGTACAGATGCGGGACAGTTTGTGATCAACTTCAAGGCTCCTTCTGGAACGAAGCTGACCGACACCGAAGCGGAAGCGGCGAAGGTGGAGAGCATCGTTCGCAGCATCGTCTCGAAGCATGACATGGCTTTAACGCTGACGAACATCGGCGTGGATCCTGGCTTCTCTGCGCTCTTCACACCGAACTCGGCTATGCACACTGGTTTCACGCAGGTAGCGCTTGCCGAAGACCACACGGTTAGCAGTTATGTTTATATCGATAAAGTGAAGGCTGCGCTCGCGAAGCAAATGCCAGAGTTGCAGACATTCTTCTCAAGTGGCAGCCTGGTTGATGGCGTGCTGAATATGGGGGCACCGGCACCGATCGATATCCGTGTTGCCGGTAATGACATGACAGGCGATTACAAGACAGCGCAAGCGATTGCTGAGAAGGTGCGCCAAGTCAATGGCGTGGCGGACGTCTATATTCCACAGGACATTGATTATCCATCACTGCGAATTGCGATCGACCGTACGCGTGCGGACGAGTTGGGGTTAACCGAGAAGGAGATTGTCTCGAACGTCATCACCGCTCTCACATCCAACCAGATGATTGCGCCGAGCGTTTGGATCGATCCGAAGAGTGGCAACAACTACTTCCTGACGGTTCAGTACAAGGAAGGACAGGTGAAGTCACTCGAAGATCTAAAGGCCATTCCGCTGCATGGTAAGAACATCACTTCACCAACGCGCCTGGATATGGTTGCTAGTATCCAGCAGTTCAAGGCTCCTACAGAGATGGACCACACGCAGATTCGTCGTTTCGTGGATATTTATGTAAGACCGCAGAAGGAAAGCCTGAATAAGATTACCGACGAGATCAATAAGATCGTCGCTTCGGCCCATCCTCCGCATGGTGTCGACGTAATGCTGACGGGTAGCGTGAACTCGATGAACGCTTCGTTCAAGAGTTTTGCCATCGGCCTCACGCTTTCCGTTCTGCTGCTCTTTCTCATCCTTGTGGCGCAGTTCCGCTCGTTCATCGATCCCTTCATCATCCTGCTTGCATTGCCGCCGGGTATTACGGGTGTCATCGTAGCTTTGCTTCTCTGGGGTACGACGCTGAACGTCATGTCGCTCATGGGCGTGGTTATGCTGGCGGGTATTGCGTTGTCAAACAGCATCCTTATCGTAGAGTTTGCGCACCACCTCATGAAGGAAGGAATGGCTGTTCGAGAAGCCATCTCCACTTCGTGCCGGGTTCGTCTACGTCCAATCCTGATGACATCTCTTGCAACTCTCATTGGTTTGTTGCCTATGGCGCTCAAGCTGGGAGCAGGCAGTGAAGCTTACGCCCCCCTCGCTCAGGCTCTTATCGGTGGTCTAACGGTTTCAGTAATCTTGACGGTATTTCTGGTGCCTGCGGGATTCTTTCTCGTCTACCGGAATAAGACTGAGGTGGAAGCGCATCACGCATAA